ATCTGGACCGGATGCTGCTGTGGTCTCTTCATCATCAGTGAGCTCAGAGCCAGCGAGAACATCTAGAGAAAGACCAAAAGACACTGAGGATGTGATTTTGGTTAAGTTTGTTCAGCTGGTTTCTGTTCATACAATGAAGCCTGACTTTCAGAACCTTTAAAagcatcattaaaaaaatgtcatgaagcttttatccaaagtgatttaTAGTGCTCTTATTACAGGGACCCACAATCCCCTTGCTCAGGACACACTGGTGGTTGTGAACCAGTAACCTTCTGCTCACCAGTTCAGTGGTTTAGCCCACTACAAAAGTAATAAAGCtacaacaaaaatgtacatgtaattgtaaacatgaaattaaatttggcaagaaatgaaaagctgacaacatgaattgtaaaatgtttaactctgtttaaatgttttgcaggtAGTCGTGCTAATGGAGAACAGGCACATGAATGTTTGGAGCAGACACAGTGGCAGCCAGAATGCCTTACACGTTTTCTCCTGCTCTTGCCTCACAGTTGTGTGTTTCAGGGGTGTCATCAtggtcttcctcatcctctgGTTCAACAATGTCCCTATTGAGAAGAGCAAGATTGTGAAGCACAGCGCAGCAGCAGAACTGGCACGGCTGTGTTGAGATGGCAGTAGGATATGGGTTCACTGTCTGTAAATACATGATTGATAGAACAGTAAGTTTGAATGAAGCTTTGTTTTATCTGTTGTTGacttgtatatgtatgtatttattgtgatgcttgcttttattcattcttttattCATGTATCTTATtgttgtcagtaaataaaataaatattttattcatgcaTCAATTGCTTGACTGAAAATTTATGTATTCACATCGACTGCAACTAGTATATTCATGTATAGCTATGTCacatgacaaaaattacattttgcttattttactaaaatgtcatcattattattgtgtGTAAGTGTTGGGGTTGGCTAGCGATGCAATTCATTCTGGGGTATGTACTCTTTTAGCACTCATTAAGTAAGTACCTAATTAAGTGTCTACTCAGAGAGTATGCGGTTTCGGAGGCAGCCCGACAACATCTCATTTTGACATCTGGCCTGGTTCTGTGtgatttggacaacttcaaGTTACGCCCCCTGCTACAAGTTACTCCCCTTCTTGCAGTCCGCAGTGGtggcatatatatatgcaaattcattctctgccagcgggAGGCGCTGTTGGAGTAGAGAtcgaggtttccccggtaacgctgtacataAAGCAGAGCTctgctcacaaacgctgctttatctgggattacatgcaagatgaaatgaaaatgacatccacaattttctgaagacagtcggtttccttcagaaatacagtgatataaagggtttcgattttgaaacatgcagcgctcaaccaagcgttctcccgccaaccattcgaatttcagtaggcgggatttatttgaatgatattctaatgaaccgctttgtgatgtcacaaatacaggaaaacaactttgtagtacAAACGAGacgttcgttgtagttcttgaaaagggatttttaaaaaaggaaatatctccctttggagtggactttgagatttgtaactttgtagatctttttttatgcccaaacatgaatgatacacactgactaaaattcaaaaagtgaaaaaaacataataggtcccctttaataACAGATAATAATGAATCAGACTATAGAAGGGAGGTTTCTACACTGTTTGAATGGAGTTGTACTCATAATCTGAAGTTGAATGtcctaaaaacaaaagaaatggtGTTTGATTTCCAACGGAAGAAAAATGCTATCTTGCCATTGACTATTAATGGTCAGGACATTGAAAATGTTCAATGTTTCAAGTTTCTCGGGACTACCATCTCTGCAACATCAAAGGGTTaatccaccccaaaatgaatattttgtcattaatcacttacccccatgttgttccaaaccagtaaaagctttgtttgtcttcggaacacaatttaagatattttggatgaaaacggGGAAGCTTTTGACTGTCTCATTGACTGCCAAGTGAATAGCACTGTtgaggcccagaaaagtatgaaagaaaTCACCAAAATaatccatctgccatcagtggttcagtcTGAACTTCATGAAGCagcgagaatactttttgtatgcaaagaaaataaaaataacgactttattcaacaatcttCTGCATCACCATAGCaccattttgaagaatatcccTACAAATGACAACTACAACTACACAAACAGGCCTGGTGCACTACAAATCAAGGGCGTAGGATTGCTTTTGACATTGTAGGGACTTAAGAGCAATgggtttttttattaattatttttttatcccaCATCTTCCCGTTTCCTCTGTAATCTGGTTTTGAAGCTGGGGATTGACAAGCTCTTTGACCAGCTCCATGATGAATAGCTGTCATGCATTGGTCACACCACCCAAGTAATCAGGGTGTTGCTCAGTGAAGTTGGTGTAGGCCAGGGGTGGCCAACATCGGTCGTGGAGAGCCACAGTCCAGCAGAGTTTCGCTTCAACCTTCAtaaaaactcacctgcctgaCTTTCGAGTAAACTTTAGACCTTAATTAGCTTGTGTTTGATTATAGGGCTGGAGCCAGGGGTGCTAGatcattaagttaagtcgtgacgtattgtcaagtatggtgcccggggagcaattaggggttcggtgccttgctcaaggtggagagagtgctgttcattcacaatccccaccggCGCGAGAatcaaaccagcaaccttcaggttacaagcccgactccctaaccattggGCCACGACTACCCTCCCATTGACAATATGGCCAAAacaggttattattatttttttaatatgaataatttagatatacacacacacacacacacacacacacacacacacacacacacacacacacacatatatatatatatacacattttgtaTTGGTCATCCATTCCTATTAAAATGCTTGTTATGGATGCAAATTTCGGATTCAGTATACAATGACCTTAATAATGAATTTTCAGTTATAGGTAACCTTAGCccaacatttaaatattacatcCATTTATCTTTcacaatatattgaatattttctgttgtaaacaattataaaatagGGCTTAAATGCATCAAATATACAAAAGCATACATTGAGTTGTGAAATGTGGGGCAGgtgcaaatctgcaaaaccttaCACTAATTCtcggcctttgactcagttttcaatttcataaaacaatttttgcaaaacacaacacacaaaaacctaacaggaattaatattatggcaaaggtgtttgcaaatgtttgcttttgggatgtgtttgtgatatgcctgagttgacaaagaaagctgatgatcagcatcatggtaccaatAAAGCCAGACTGgggtggtttggttttgtcaactcaaaactaatcatATAACTCTGATTTTGTTCATCtgccatcatggtacaggcacCTGCTCCTGGCCAGGTTAGGTTCACAGAGTAGGTTACCACGGTAACTGACTCCAAGTAATTACCTCTCTTTCAGAAATGGGCTTGACTTACTGTGCTTTCTGGGATTTGACAAACCTCCCATTCTGAAACGGAAAACCTAGAGTTTCCTTCATTTCAGGGTTAAGATACTCAGAGTTTTCACTTAACCTCCTTTCTGAAACGGGCCTCTGACATGAGTCACAAACAGACTCGAAGCCTCCAGATGTTTGTGCTTCAAGCTGCCCAAAACAACAGCTGTATGAAACACTGCACACGCCCTTCACTCATGCTCATTTCATTATATTCACTTTCAAACTGTTTCTGAAACACACAGATGACGATTTTAATCCTTTATCAACTTTCCCACTTAAACAAGGCATTAGATTTACACGCGGCTTTGTTCCGTGGCTGATGCTCACCTTGAGTTTGATCTGACCGGGGCAAAACAAACATTTCCTCGCCGCGTATTTTAGTCTCCAAAGAAAGTCAAGAGCCTCTGCTTGGTGTTCGCTTGGTTTTTACTGCGTCAAACTGTTTTACTACTCGAGTTTTGCCCTTCAATGTAGAAGAAGAAAACACAAACGCGAGGATCTCGCAGACGCGCGCAGACACCGAGCGGCGGGTTGAGTCTATAAGGTTCTCATGTGTTGTTTAAGAGCGCAGCGCTGCTCGAGCGACACTCATCTTTGAACTCAGTGTCTGATAGACTGTCTGTAAATCCGCTCGTATCAATGGCAGAAACCGCTCCAGCCCCGGCTCCTGCCGCTCCGCCGGCCAAAGCGCCCAAGAAGAAGTCCGCTGCTAAAGCCAAGAATGCAGGTCCAGGCGTCGGTGAGCTGATCGTCAAAGCCGTGTCCGCGTCCAAGGAGAGGAGCGGCGTGTCCCTCGCCGCGCTGAAGAAAGCTCTCGCCGCCGGCGGCTACGACGTGGAGAAGAAGAACTCCCGCGTCAAGCTCGCCATCAAGAGCCTGGTGACTAAAGGTACCCTGGTGCAGGTCAAAGGGACCGGCGCCTCCGGCTCCTTCAAGCTCAGCAAGACCGAGACCAAGAAGAAGCCAGCCAAGAAAGCGGCTCCTAAAGCCAAGAAGCCCGCGGCCAAGAAACCCGCTGCTGCCAAGAAGCCAAAGAGCGCAGCGGCAAAGAAGCCCGCCGCTAAGAAATCACCCAAGAAGGCCAAGAAACCCGCCGCTGCAGCCGCTAAGAAGGCGACGAAGAGCCCCAAGAAGGCAAAGAAGCCGGCAGCGCCCAAGAAAGCAGCCAAGAGCCCCAAAAAAGCCAAGACTGCCAAACCCAAGGCGGCCAAGCCTAAAGCTGCTAAGCCTAAAGCTGCAAAGCCTAAAGCAGCAAAGCCTAAAAAGGCAGCTCCCAAGAAGAAGTAAACATGTACTGTTTTATTCCCCAACGGCTCTTTTCAGAGCCACCCACAAACTACAGAAAGAGCAAACGTGCAGTTCAGTTCTTAActtaaattattgtaatattatgtgTTTACCTCCACTGTGTTTTACATGTTGACTGAATTTAGAAAAGCCACAAAgttattcacttttattaatACGAACAGCTTTAATGGATCACCAATCTAAATTTAATtaggtaaaaaataatattgcccttttttttataataaacttATTTAACCCCCCAATCACAATTTCTTCAATGTTTTCTGTAATGTATTTCAATCCGAATGCAGGCTGTGGAGGTGTGGCTTTGGCGGTGGGTGTTGGAGGGAAGTTCAGTGATTGGTTTAAAATCTTACAAGGCTCTAAACCAATGGGCGACTGGCAGGTTCGTTTAAAACCAGTAGAGCGGGCTCGTGGACTTATCATTCTTGCTATACGAACATTGAACAATGAGTGGAAGAGGCAAAACCGGTGGTAAAGCCAGAGCGAAGGCTAAGACTCGGTCCTCCAGAGCAGGGCTGCAGTTCCCCGTCGGTCGTGTTCACAGGCTTCTCCGCAAAGGAAACTACGCCGAGCGCGTCGGTGCCGGTGCTCCGGTTTATCTGGCCGCTGTGCTCGAGTATCTGACGGCTGAGATCCTGGAGTTGGCTGGAAACGCCGCTCGGGACAACAAGAAGACCCGTATCATCCCCCGTCACCTGCAGCTGGCGGTGCGCAACGACGAGGAGCTGAACAAACTCCTGGGCCGAGTGACCATCGCTCAGGGCGGCGTGCTGCCCAACATCCAGGCCGTGCTGCTGCCCAAGAAGACCGAGAAAGCCGCCAAAACCAAATAAGCAGATTCAAGTCTTTTTGAAACCCAAaggctcttttaagagccaccCCATTTTATCTATCAGAGAGCGTTTTCCTGTCAAGTTTGTTTAATCAGTAGtaacacactatatatatatatatattttttttttttaacaagaaaaggtaatcaatcaaataaacaaactgttgagtttggaaaattacaaatacCTTCAATAGCCTAAGATAAAGccaaaaagtaaattaatatttcacaatgaataaataaaacgttACTGTGAAATCTGTAGAGAGTTTGTTAGTGTAGTGTGTGCTTTATGCTTAAACCAAGACTAAAAatccttgaaagggactttgacCGCCTAAAATAAACAGGACAAAGCATTTTGAGCGGGAAACAAACAGCCCCGTTTGAAAACAGAAGCTGCGCAGTCATTGGCTAGCAGTCATGCGCAGACGTCACacatcagccaatcacaagcctCTGCACCTTTATGACACCATAAGCTCGTGGCCGTATGATGCTTTAAAAGCAGGCGAGTATAAGACAGAGCAGCATTTTTTAAGTACGCAGAAAAAAAGTACATCGCAGCGATGGCAAGAACCAAGCAGACGGCTCGTAAATCCACCGGCGGCAAAGCCCCGAGGAAGCAGCTCGCTACCAAAGCCGCCCGTAAGAGCGCTCCGGCCACCGGCGGCGTCAAGAAGCCTCACCGCTACAGGCCCGGCACCGTGGCTCTGCGAGAGATCCGTCGCTATCAGAAGTCCACCGAGCTGCTGATCCGCAAGCTGCCCTTCCAGCGTCTGGTGCGAGAAATCGCTCAGGACTTCAAGACGGACCTGCGCTTCCAGAGCTCCGCTGTCATGGCCCTGCAGGAGGCCAGCGAGGCTTATTTGGTCGGTCTGTTTGAGGACACCAACCTGT
This genomic stretch from Onychostoma macrolepis isolate SWU-2019 chromosome 25, ASM1243209v1, whole genome shotgun sequence harbors:
- the LOC131534340 gene encoding histone H3; translated protein: MARTKQTARKSTGGKAPRKQLATKAARKSAPATGGVKKPHRYRPGTVALREIRRYQKSTELLIRKLPFQRLVREIAQDFKTDLRFQSSAVMALQEASEAYLVGLFEDTNLCAIHAKRVTIMPKDIQLARRIRGERA
- the LOC131534328 gene encoding histone H1-like, whose amino-acid sequence is MAETAPAPAPAAPPAKAPKKKSAAKAKNAGPGVGELIVKAVSASKERSGVSLAALKKALAAGGYDVEKKNSRVKLAIKSLVTKGTLVQVKGTGASGSFKLSKTETKKKPAKKAAPKAKKPAAKKPAAAKKPKSAAAKKPAAKKSPKKAKKPAAAAAKKATKSPKKAKKPAAPKKAAKSPKKAKTAKPKAAKPKAAKPKAAKPKAAKPKKAAPKKK
- the LOC131534358 gene encoding histone H2A-like, coding for MSGRGKTGGKARAKAKTRSSRAGLQFPVGRVHRLLRKGNYAERVGAGAPVYLAAVLEYLTAEILELAGNAARDNKKTRIIPRHLQLAVRNDEELNKLLGRVTIAQGGVLPNIQAVLLPKKTEKAAKTK